A genomic window from Vanessa tameamea isolate UH-Manoa-2023 chromosome 7, ilVanTame1 primary haplotype, whole genome shotgun sequence includes:
- the LOC113395740 gene encoding V-type proton ATPase 116 kDa subunit a 1 isoform X2, with protein MGSLFRSEEMTLCQLFLQSEAAYACVSELGELGLVQFRDLNPDVNAFQRKFVNEVRRCDEMERKLRYLEKEIRRDGIPMLEIPGEVPEAPQPREMIDLEATFEKLENELREVNQNAEALKRNYLELTELKHILRKTQVFFDEHEGGANTTESMTRALISDDPNKHMGQVQLGFVAGVILRERIPAFERMLWRACRGNVFLRQAEIDTPLEDPSSSDQVYKSVFIIFFQGDQLKTRVKKICEGFRATLYPCPEAPADRREMAMGVMTRIEDLNTVLGQTQDHRHRVLVAAAKNIKNWFVKVRKIKAIYHTLNLFNLDVTQKCLIAECWVPALDMETIQLALRRGTERSGSSVPPILNRMETLEDPPTYNRTNKFTSAFQNLIYAYGVATYREVNPAPYTIITFPFLFAVMFGDLGHGALMAAFGFWMCYKEKPLQAKKIDSEIWNIFFGGRYIVLLMGLFSMYTGLIYNDIFSKSLNIFGSSWQNNYNESTLRENKALQLNPDSEDYLQYPYAFGIDPVWQLAEANKIIFMNAYKMKISIIIGVFHMLFGVCMSLWNHIYFKRRISIYVEFIPQIMFLTLLFFYMVLLMFIKWTTYGPSPPYFGSQDPEIVKTSGFCAPSILITFINMMLFKTDANTRPQCDPTMFAGQIGLQKFFVILALMCVPVMLFGKPYYLMKEQKKRASQGHQSMEAAAENGAAGGAPAPAPRGHDDDITEVFIHQAIHTIEYVLGSVSHTASYLRLWALSLAHAQLAEVAWNMLLRKGLKSAGYQGGIYLYVVFAGWAAISVSILVLMEGLSAFLHTLRLHWVEFQSKFYSGEGYLFQPFSFEVILDSAGQTEE; from the exons ATGGGGTCGTTGTTTCGGAGTGAGGAAATGACTTTATGTCAACTTTTCCTACAGAGTGAAGCAGCCTATGCTTGCGTGTCTGAACTTGGTGAATTGGGGCTCGTACAATTCCGCGAC TTAAATCCTGACGTAAATGCTTTCCAACGCAAATTCGTCAACGAAGTGCGTCGCTGCGATGAAATGGAACGCAAGCTTCGTTATCTCGAGAAGGAGATCAGACGCGATGGTATTCCCATGCTTGAGATACCAGGAGAGGTCCCAGAGGCGCCTCAGCCCAGAGAGATGATTGACCTTGAG GCAACCTTCGAGAAACTTGAAAATGAGCTACGCGAAGTAAATCAGAACGCGGAAGCTCTGAAGAGAAATTATCTCGAACTGACTGAGCTCAAACACATCCTTAGGAAGACACAAGTATTCTTCGACGAG CACGAGGGCGGTGCCAATACCACCGAATCGATGACGCGCGCACTGATATCCGACGATCCGAACAAACATATGGGACAGGTTCAACTAGG TTTCGTCGCTGGTGTTATACTTCGTGAGCGTATACCAGCCTTTGAGAGGATGTTATGGAGAGCTTGTAGAGGAAACGTATTCCTTAGACAGGCTGAGATCGACACACCATTGGAGGACCCGTCGTCT TCGGACCAAGTATACAAGTCGGTGTTCATAATATTCTTCCAAGGAGATCAACTGAAGACACGCGTCAAGAAAATATGCGAAGGATTCCGTGCGACGCTGTACCCTTGCCCCGAAGCCCCGGCCGACAGGCGTGAAATGGCTATGGGCGTGATGACCAGGATCGAGGACTTGAACACG GTCCTCGGCCAAACCCAAGACCACCGTCACCGCGTGCTCGTAGCGGCCGCGAAGAACATCAAGAACTGGTTCGTGAAGGTCCGCAAGATCAAGGCCATCTACCACACTCTCAACCTTTTCAACTTGGACGTCACGCAGAAATGTTTGATCGCCGAATGCTGGGTGCCCGCGCTGGATATGGAGACTATACAGCTCGCTCTGAGGAGAGGAACG GAACGCAGCGGCAGTTCCGTGCCGCCGATCCTGAACCGCATGGAGACGCTGGAGGACCCGCCGACGTACAACCGCACCAACAAGTTCACGTCCGCCTTCCAGAACCTCATCTACGCGTACGGCGTCGCCACCTACCGCGAGGTCAACCCCG CGCCGTACACGATCATCACGTTCCCGTTCCTGTTCGCCGTCATGTTCGGCGACCTGGGCCACGGCGCGCTCATGGCCGCCTTCGGCTTCTGGATGTGCTACAAGGAGAAGCCGCTGCAGGCCAAGAAGATCGACAGCGAG ATCTGGAACATATTCTTCGGCGGACGGTACATCGTCCTGCTCATGGGTCTGTTCTCGATGTACACCGGCCTCATATACAACGATATATTCTCGAAGAGTCTCAACATATTCGGATCCTCTTGGCAGAATAACTACAATGAGTCCACGTTGAGGGAGAACAAGGCCTTGCAACTGAACCCTGATTCGGAAGACTATTTGCAGTACCCATACGCCTTCGGTATAGATCCTGTTTGGCAG TTGGCTGAAGCTAATAAGATTATCTTCATGAACGCTTACAAGATGAAGATCTCAATCATCATCGGCGTCTTCCACATGTTGTTCGGTGTCTGCATGTCGCTCTGGAATCATAT ATACTTCAAGCGTCGCATCAGTATCTACGTAGAATTCATACCACAGATTATGTTCTTGACTCTGCTGTTCTTCTACATGGTACTGTTGATGTTCATCAAGTGGACCACATATGGACCTTCGCCTCCCTACTTTGGTAGCCAAGATCCAG AGATCGTGAAGACGAGCGGCTTCTGCGCGCCGTCCATCTTGATCACGTTCATCAACATGATGCTGTTCAAGACGGACGCCAACACCCGCCCCCAGTGCGACCCCACCATGTTCGCCGGACAGATCGGCCTGCAGAAG TTCTTCGTGATCTTAGCGCTGATGTGCGTCCCGGTCATGTTGTTCGGCAAACCTTACTACCTAATGAAGGAGCAGAAGAAGCGTGCT AGCCAGGGCCACCAGAGCATGGAGGCGGCGGCCGAGaacggcgcggcgggcggcgcccccgcgcccgcgccgcgcggCCACGACGACGACATCACCGAGGTGTTCATCCACCAGGCCATCCACACCATCGAGTACGTGCTGGGCAGCGTGTCGCACACGGCCTCCTACCTGCGCCTGTGGGCGCTGTCGCTGGCGCACGCGCAGCTGGCCGAGGTGGCCTGGAACATGCTGCTGCGGAAAG GTCTGAAGTCCGCCGGTTACCAGGGCGGTATATACCTGTACGTGGTGTTCGCCGGCTGGGCCGCCATCTCCGTGTCCATCCTCGTGTTGATGGAGGGGCTGTCCGCTTTCCTGCACACGCTGCGTCTGCACTG GGTCGAATTCCAGAGCAAATTCTATTCCGGCGAGGGTTACTTGTTCCAGCCGTTCTCCTTCGAGGTCATCCTCGACTCGGCTGGTCAGACCGAAGAGTAA
- the LOC113395740 gene encoding V-type proton ATPase 116 kDa subunit a 1 isoform X4, translated as MGSLFRSEEMTLCQLFLQSEAAYACVSELGELGLVQFRDLNPDVNAFQRKFVNEVRRCDEMERKLRYLEKEIRRDGIPMLEIPGEVPEAPQPREMIDLEATFEKLENELREVNQNAEALKRNYLELTELKHILRKTQVFFDERLYCDADTGVYRSPLSFVAGVILRERIPAFERMLWRACRGNVFLRQAEIDTPLEDPSSSDQVYKSVFIIFFQGDQLKTRVKKICEGFRATLYPCPEAPADRREMAMGVMTRIEDLNTVLGQTQDHRHRVLVAAAKNIKNWFVKVRKIKAIYHTLNLFNLDVTQKCLIAECWVPALDMETIQLALRRGTERSGSSVPPILNRMETLEDPPTYNRTNKFTSAFQNLIYAYGVATYREVNPAPYTIITFPFLFAVMFGDLGHGALMAAFGFWMCYKEKPLQAKKIDSEIWNIFFGGRYIVLLMGLFSMYTGLIYNDIFSKSLNIFGSSWQNNYNESTLRENKALQLNPDSEDYLQYPYAFGIDPVWQLAEANKIIFMNAYKMKISIIIGVFHMLFGVCMSLWNHIYFKRRISIYVEFIPQIMFLTLLFFYMVLLMFIKWTTYGPSPPYFGSQDPEIVKTSGFCAPSILITFINMMLFKTDANTRPQCDPTMFAGQIGLQKFFVILALMCVPVMLFGKPYYLMKEQKKRASQGHQSMEAAAENGAAGGAPAPAPRGHDDDITEVFIHQAIHTIEYVLGSVSHTASYLRLWALSLAHAQLAEVAWNMLLRKGLKSAGYQGGIYLYVVFAGWAAISVSILVLMEGLSAFLHTLRLHWVEFQSKFYSGEGYLFQPFSFEVILDSAGQTEE; from the exons ATGGGGTCGTTGTTTCGGAGTGAGGAAATGACTTTATGTCAACTTTTCCTACAGAGTGAAGCAGCCTATGCTTGCGTGTCTGAACTTGGTGAATTGGGGCTCGTACAATTCCGCGAC TTAAATCCTGACGTAAATGCTTTCCAACGCAAATTCGTCAACGAAGTGCGTCGCTGCGATGAAATGGAACGCAAGCTTCGTTATCTCGAGAAGGAGATCAGACGCGATGGTATTCCCATGCTTGAGATACCAGGAGAGGTCCCAGAGGCGCCTCAGCCCAGAGAGATGATTGACCTTGAG GCAACCTTCGAGAAACTTGAAAATGAGCTACGCGAAGTAAATCAGAACGCGGAAGCTCTGAAGAGAAATTATCTCGAACTGACTGAGCTCAAACACATCCTTAGGAAGACACAAGTATTCTTCGACGAG CGCTTGTACTGTGACGCTGATACGGGAGTCTACCGCTCACCACTCAG TTTCGTCGCTGGTGTTATACTTCGTGAGCGTATACCAGCCTTTGAGAGGATGTTATGGAGAGCTTGTAGAGGAAACGTATTCCTTAGACAGGCTGAGATCGACACACCATTGGAGGACCCGTCGTCT TCGGACCAAGTATACAAGTCGGTGTTCATAATATTCTTCCAAGGAGATCAACTGAAGACACGCGTCAAGAAAATATGCGAAGGATTCCGTGCGACGCTGTACCCTTGCCCCGAAGCCCCGGCCGACAGGCGTGAAATGGCTATGGGCGTGATGACCAGGATCGAGGACTTGAACACG GTCCTCGGCCAAACCCAAGACCACCGTCACCGCGTGCTCGTAGCGGCCGCGAAGAACATCAAGAACTGGTTCGTGAAGGTCCGCAAGATCAAGGCCATCTACCACACTCTCAACCTTTTCAACTTGGACGTCACGCAGAAATGTTTGATCGCCGAATGCTGGGTGCCCGCGCTGGATATGGAGACTATACAGCTCGCTCTGAGGAGAGGAACG GAACGCAGCGGCAGTTCCGTGCCGCCGATCCTGAACCGCATGGAGACGCTGGAGGACCCGCCGACGTACAACCGCACCAACAAGTTCACGTCCGCCTTCCAGAACCTCATCTACGCGTACGGCGTCGCCACCTACCGCGAGGTCAACCCCG CGCCGTACACGATCATCACGTTCCCGTTCCTGTTCGCCGTCATGTTCGGCGACCTGGGCCACGGCGCGCTCATGGCCGCCTTCGGCTTCTGGATGTGCTACAAGGAGAAGCCGCTGCAGGCCAAGAAGATCGACAGCGAG ATCTGGAACATATTCTTCGGCGGACGGTACATCGTCCTGCTCATGGGTCTGTTCTCGATGTACACCGGCCTCATATACAACGATATATTCTCGAAGAGTCTCAACATATTCGGATCCTCTTGGCAGAATAACTACAATGAGTCCACGTTGAGGGAGAACAAGGCCTTGCAACTGAACCCTGATTCGGAAGACTATTTGCAGTACCCATACGCCTTCGGTATAGATCCTGTTTGGCAG TTGGCTGAAGCTAATAAGATTATCTTCATGAACGCTTACAAGATGAAGATCTCAATCATCATCGGCGTCTTCCACATGTTGTTCGGTGTCTGCATGTCGCTCTGGAATCATAT ATACTTCAAGCGTCGCATCAGTATCTACGTAGAATTCATACCACAGATTATGTTCTTGACTCTGCTGTTCTTCTACATGGTACTGTTGATGTTCATCAAGTGGACCACATATGGACCTTCGCCTCCCTACTTTGGTAGCCAAGATCCAG AGATCGTGAAGACGAGCGGCTTCTGCGCGCCGTCCATCTTGATCACGTTCATCAACATGATGCTGTTCAAGACGGACGCCAACACCCGCCCCCAGTGCGACCCCACCATGTTCGCCGGACAGATCGGCCTGCAGAAG TTCTTCGTGATCTTAGCGCTGATGTGCGTCCCGGTCATGTTGTTCGGCAAACCTTACTACCTAATGAAGGAGCAGAAGAAGCGTGCT AGCCAGGGCCACCAGAGCATGGAGGCGGCGGCCGAGaacggcgcggcgggcggcgcccccgcgcccgcgccgcgcggCCACGACGACGACATCACCGAGGTGTTCATCCACCAGGCCATCCACACCATCGAGTACGTGCTGGGCAGCGTGTCGCACACGGCCTCCTACCTGCGCCTGTGGGCGCTGTCGCTGGCGCACGCGCAGCTGGCCGAGGTGGCCTGGAACATGCTGCTGCGGAAAG GTCTGAAGTCCGCCGGTTACCAGGGCGGTATATACCTGTACGTGGTGTTCGCCGGCTGGGCCGCCATCTCCGTGTCCATCCTCGTGTTGATGGAGGGGCTGTCCGCTTTCCTGCACACGCTGCGTCTGCACTG GGTCGAATTCCAGAGCAAATTCTATTCCGGCGAGGGTTACTTGTTCCAGCCGTTCTCCTTCGAGGTCATCCTCGACTCGGCTGGTCAGACCGAAGAGTAA
- the LOC113395740 gene encoding V-type proton ATPase 116 kDa subunit a 1 isoform X1, protein MGSLFRSEEMTLCQLFLQSEAAYACVSELGELGLVQFRDLNPDVNAFQRKFVNEVRRCDEMERKLRYLEKEIRRDGIPMLEIPGEVPEAPQPREMIDLEATFEKLENELREVNQNAEALKRNYLELTELKHILRKTQVFFDEHEGGANTTESMTRALISDDPNKHMGQVQLGFRDKQESLEFLPCFVAGVILRERIPAFERMLWRACRGNVFLRQAEIDTPLEDPSSSDQVYKSVFIIFFQGDQLKTRVKKICEGFRATLYPCPEAPADRREMAMGVMTRIEDLNTVLGQTQDHRHRVLVAAAKNIKNWFVKVRKIKAIYHTLNLFNLDVTQKCLIAECWVPALDMETIQLALRRGTERSGSSVPPILNRMETLEDPPTYNRTNKFTSAFQNLIYAYGVATYREVNPAPYTIITFPFLFAVMFGDLGHGALMAAFGFWMCYKEKPLQAKKIDSEIWNIFFGGRYIVLLMGLFSMYTGLIYNDIFSKSLNIFGSSWQNNYNESTLRENKALQLNPDSEDYLQYPYAFGIDPVWQLAEANKIIFMNAYKMKISIIIGVFHMLFGVCMSLWNHIYFKRRISIYVEFIPQIMFLTLLFFYMVLLMFIKWTTYGPSPPYFGSQDPEIVKTSGFCAPSILITFINMMLFKTDANTRPQCDPTMFAGQIGLQKFFVILALMCVPVMLFGKPYYLMKEQKKRASQGHQSMEAAAENGAAGGAPAPAPRGHDDDITEVFIHQAIHTIEYVLGSVSHTASYLRLWALSLAHAQLAEVAWNMLLRKGLKSAGYQGGIYLYVVFAGWAAISVSILVLMEGLSAFLHTLRLHWVEFQSKFYSGEGYLFQPFSFEVILDSAGQTEE, encoded by the exons ATGGGGTCGTTGTTTCGGAGTGAGGAAATGACTTTATGTCAACTTTTCCTACAGAGTGAAGCAGCCTATGCTTGCGTGTCTGAACTTGGTGAATTGGGGCTCGTACAATTCCGCGAC TTAAATCCTGACGTAAATGCTTTCCAACGCAAATTCGTCAACGAAGTGCGTCGCTGCGATGAAATGGAACGCAAGCTTCGTTATCTCGAGAAGGAGATCAGACGCGATGGTATTCCCATGCTTGAGATACCAGGAGAGGTCCCAGAGGCGCCTCAGCCCAGAGAGATGATTGACCTTGAG GCAACCTTCGAGAAACTTGAAAATGAGCTACGCGAAGTAAATCAGAACGCGGAAGCTCTGAAGAGAAATTATCTCGAACTGACTGAGCTCAAACACATCCTTAGGAAGACACAAGTATTCTTCGACGAG CACGAGGGCGGTGCCAATACCACCGAATCGATGACGCGCGCACTGATATCCGACGATCCGAACAAACATATGGGACAGGTTCAACTAGG TTTTCGGGATAAACAAGAGTCCTTGGAATTCCTGCCTTG TTTCGTCGCTGGTGTTATACTTCGTGAGCGTATACCAGCCTTTGAGAGGATGTTATGGAGAGCTTGTAGAGGAAACGTATTCCTTAGACAGGCTGAGATCGACACACCATTGGAGGACCCGTCGTCT TCGGACCAAGTATACAAGTCGGTGTTCATAATATTCTTCCAAGGAGATCAACTGAAGACACGCGTCAAGAAAATATGCGAAGGATTCCGTGCGACGCTGTACCCTTGCCCCGAAGCCCCGGCCGACAGGCGTGAAATGGCTATGGGCGTGATGACCAGGATCGAGGACTTGAACACG GTCCTCGGCCAAACCCAAGACCACCGTCACCGCGTGCTCGTAGCGGCCGCGAAGAACATCAAGAACTGGTTCGTGAAGGTCCGCAAGATCAAGGCCATCTACCACACTCTCAACCTTTTCAACTTGGACGTCACGCAGAAATGTTTGATCGCCGAATGCTGGGTGCCCGCGCTGGATATGGAGACTATACAGCTCGCTCTGAGGAGAGGAACG GAACGCAGCGGCAGTTCCGTGCCGCCGATCCTGAACCGCATGGAGACGCTGGAGGACCCGCCGACGTACAACCGCACCAACAAGTTCACGTCCGCCTTCCAGAACCTCATCTACGCGTACGGCGTCGCCACCTACCGCGAGGTCAACCCCG CGCCGTACACGATCATCACGTTCCCGTTCCTGTTCGCCGTCATGTTCGGCGACCTGGGCCACGGCGCGCTCATGGCCGCCTTCGGCTTCTGGATGTGCTACAAGGAGAAGCCGCTGCAGGCCAAGAAGATCGACAGCGAG ATCTGGAACATATTCTTCGGCGGACGGTACATCGTCCTGCTCATGGGTCTGTTCTCGATGTACACCGGCCTCATATACAACGATATATTCTCGAAGAGTCTCAACATATTCGGATCCTCTTGGCAGAATAACTACAATGAGTCCACGTTGAGGGAGAACAAGGCCTTGCAACTGAACCCTGATTCGGAAGACTATTTGCAGTACCCATACGCCTTCGGTATAGATCCTGTTTGGCAG TTGGCTGAAGCTAATAAGATTATCTTCATGAACGCTTACAAGATGAAGATCTCAATCATCATCGGCGTCTTCCACATGTTGTTCGGTGTCTGCATGTCGCTCTGGAATCATAT ATACTTCAAGCGTCGCATCAGTATCTACGTAGAATTCATACCACAGATTATGTTCTTGACTCTGCTGTTCTTCTACATGGTACTGTTGATGTTCATCAAGTGGACCACATATGGACCTTCGCCTCCCTACTTTGGTAGCCAAGATCCAG AGATCGTGAAGACGAGCGGCTTCTGCGCGCCGTCCATCTTGATCACGTTCATCAACATGATGCTGTTCAAGACGGACGCCAACACCCGCCCCCAGTGCGACCCCACCATGTTCGCCGGACAGATCGGCCTGCAGAAG TTCTTCGTGATCTTAGCGCTGATGTGCGTCCCGGTCATGTTGTTCGGCAAACCTTACTACCTAATGAAGGAGCAGAAGAAGCGTGCT AGCCAGGGCCACCAGAGCATGGAGGCGGCGGCCGAGaacggcgcggcgggcggcgcccccgcgcccgcgccgcgcggCCACGACGACGACATCACCGAGGTGTTCATCCACCAGGCCATCCACACCATCGAGTACGTGCTGGGCAGCGTGTCGCACACGGCCTCCTACCTGCGCCTGTGGGCGCTGTCGCTGGCGCACGCGCAGCTGGCCGAGGTGGCCTGGAACATGCTGCTGCGGAAAG GTCTGAAGTCCGCCGGTTACCAGGGCGGTATATACCTGTACGTGGTGTTCGCCGGCTGGGCCGCCATCTCCGTGTCCATCCTCGTGTTGATGGAGGGGCTGTCCGCTTTCCTGCACACGCTGCGTCTGCACTG GGTCGAATTCCAGAGCAAATTCTATTCCGGCGAGGGTTACTTGTTCCAGCCGTTCTCCTTCGAGGTCATCCTCGACTCGGCTGGTCAGACCGAAGAGTAA
- the LOC113395740 gene encoding V-type proton ATPase 116 kDa subunit a 1 isoform X3: MGSLFRSEEMTLCQLFLQSEAAYACVSELGELGLVQFRDLNPDVNAFQRKFVNEVRRCDEMERKLRYLEKEIRRDGIPMLEIPGEVPEAPQPREMIDLEATFEKLENELREVNQNAEALKRNYLELTELKHILRKTQVFFDEMADPSREEEQVTLLGEEGLMAGGQALKLGFVAGVILRERIPAFERMLWRACRGNVFLRQAEIDTPLEDPSSSDQVYKSVFIIFFQGDQLKTRVKKICEGFRATLYPCPEAPADRREMAMGVMTRIEDLNTVLGQTQDHRHRVLVAAAKNIKNWFVKVRKIKAIYHTLNLFNLDVTQKCLIAECWVPALDMETIQLALRRGTERSGSSVPPILNRMETLEDPPTYNRTNKFTSAFQNLIYAYGVATYREVNPAPYTIITFPFLFAVMFGDLGHGALMAAFGFWMCYKEKPLQAKKIDSEIWNIFFGGRYIVLLMGLFSMYTGLIYNDIFSKSLNIFGSSWQNNYNESTLRENKALQLNPDSEDYLQYPYAFGIDPVWQLAEANKIIFMNAYKMKISIIIGVFHMLFGVCMSLWNHIYFKRRISIYVEFIPQIMFLTLLFFYMVLLMFIKWTTYGPSPPYFGSQDPEIVKTSGFCAPSILITFINMMLFKTDANTRPQCDPTMFAGQIGLQKFFVILALMCVPVMLFGKPYYLMKEQKKRASQGHQSMEAAAENGAAGGAPAPAPRGHDDDITEVFIHQAIHTIEYVLGSVSHTASYLRLWALSLAHAQLAEVAWNMLLRKGLKSAGYQGGIYLYVVFAGWAAISVSILVLMEGLSAFLHTLRLHWVEFQSKFYSGEGYLFQPFSFEVILDSAGQTEE, from the exons ATGGGGTCGTTGTTTCGGAGTGAGGAAATGACTTTATGTCAACTTTTCCTACAGAGTGAAGCAGCCTATGCTTGCGTGTCTGAACTTGGTGAATTGGGGCTCGTACAATTCCGCGAC TTAAATCCTGACGTAAATGCTTTCCAACGCAAATTCGTCAACGAAGTGCGTCGCTGCGATGAAATGGAACGCAAGCTTCGTTATCTCGAGAAGGAGATCAGACGCGATGGTATTCCCATGCTTGAGATACCAGGAGAGGTCCCAGAGGCGCCTCAGCCCAGAGAGATGATTGACCTTGAG GCAACCTTCGAGAAACTTGAAAATGAGCTACGCGAAGTAAATCAGAACGCGGAAGCTCTGAAGAGAAATTATCTCGAACTGACTGAGCTCAAACACATCCTTAGGAAGACACAAGTATTCTTCGACGAG ATGGCGGACCCTTCGCGAGAGGAAGAACAAGTGACACTACTGGGGGAAGAGGGACTCATGGCGGGAGGGCAAGCGCTCAAATTGGG TTTCGTCGCTGGTGTTATACTTCGTGAGCGTATACCAGCCTTTGAGAGGATGTTATGGAGAGCTTGTAGAGGAAACGTATTCCTTAGACAGGCTGAGATCGACACACCATTGGAGGACCCGTCGTCT TCGGACCAAGTATACAAGTCGGTGTTCATAATATTCTTCCAAGGAGATCAACTGAAGACACGCGTCAAGAAAATATGCGAAGGATTCCGTGCGACGCTGTACCCTTGCCCCGAAGCCCCGGCCGACAGGCGTGAAATGGCTATGGGCGTGATGACCAGGATCGAGGACTTGAACACG GTCCTCGGCCAAACCCAAGACCACCGTCACCGCGTGCTCGTAGCGGCCGCGAAGAACATCAAGAACTGGTTCGTGAAGGTCCGCAAGATCAAGGCCATCTACCACACTCTCAACCTTTTCAACTTGGACGTCACGCAGAAATGTTTGATCGCCGAATGCTGGGTGCCCGCGCTGGATATGGAGACTATACAGCTCGCTCTGAGGAGAGGAACG GAACGCAGCGGCAGTTCCGTGCCGCCGATCCTGAACCGCATGGAGACGCTGGAGGACCCGCCGACGTACAACCGCACCAACAAGTTCACGTCCGCCTTCCAGAACCTCATCTACGCGTACGGCGTCGCCACCTACCGCGAGGTCAACCCCG CGCCGTACACGATCATCACGTTCCCGTTCCTGTTCGCCGTCATGTTCGGCGACCTGGGCCACGGCGCGCTCATGGCCGCCTTCGGCTTCTGGATGTGCTACAAGGAGAAGCCGCTGCAGGCCAAGAAGATCGACAGCGAG ATCTGGAACATATTCTTCGGCGGACGGTACATCGTCCTGCTCATGGGTCTGTTCTCGATGTACACCGGCCTCATATACAACGATATATTCTCGAAGAGTCTCAACATATTCGGATCCTCTTGGCAGAATAACTACAATGAGTCCACGTTGAGGGAGAACAAGGCCTTGCAACTGAACCCTGATTCGGAAGACTATTTGCAGTACCCATACGCCTTCGGTATAGATCCTGTTTGGCAG TTGGCTGAAGCTAATAAGATTATCTTCATGAACGCTTACAAGATGAAGATCTCAATCATCATCGGCGTCTTCCACATGTTGTTCGGTGTCTGCATGTCGCTCTGGAATCATAT ATACTTCAAGCGTCGCATCAGTATCTACGTAGAATTCATACCACAGATTATGTTCTTGACTCTGCTGTTCTTCTACATGGTACTGTTGATGTTCATCAAGTGGACCACATATGGACCTTCGCCTCCCTACTTTGGTAGCCAAGATCCAG AGATCGTGAAGACGAGCGGCTTCTGCGCGCCGTCCATCTTGATCACGTTCATCAACATGATGCTGTTCAAGACGGACGCCAACACCCGCCCCCAGTGCGACCCCACCATGTTCGCCGGACAGATCGGCCTGCAGAAG TTCTTCGTGATCTTAGCGCTGATGTGCGTCCCGGTCATGTTGTTCGGCAAACCTTACTACCTAATGAAGGAGCAGAAGAAGCGTGCT AGCCAGGGCCACCAGAGCATGGAGGCGGCGGCCGAGaacggcgcggcgggcggcgcccccgcgcccgcgccgcgcggCCACGACGACGACATCACCGAGGTGTTCATCCACCAGGCCATCCACACCATCGAGTACGTGCTGGGCAGCGTGTCGCACACGGCCTCCTACCTGCGCCTGTGGGCGCTGTCGCTGGCGCACGCGCAGCTGGCCGAGGTGGCCTGGAACATGCTGCTGCGGAAAG GTCTGAAGTCCGCCGGTTACCAGGGCGGTATATACCTGTACGTGGTGTTCGCCGGCTGGGCCGCCATCTCCGTGTCCATCCTCGTGTTGATGGAGGGGCTGTCCGCTTTCCTGCACACGCTGCGTCTGCACTG GGTCGAATTCCAGAGCAAATTCTATTCCGGCGAGGGTTACTTGTTCCAGCCGTTCTCCTTCGAGGTCATCCTCGACTCGGCTGGTCAGACCGAAGAGTAA